In the genome of Phlebotomus papatasi isolate M1 chromosome 2, Ppap_2.1, whole genome shotgun sequence, one region contains:
- the LOC129804489 gene encoding uncharacterized protein LOC129804489: protein MWYEILPSFGIIMIATALPGYALYGIHKLVFNNAFRRGTDERWERMMYQRDMRLTNNPYLVNGLESIPDEPGQSK, encoded by the exons ATGTGGTACGAGATCCTGCCCTCGTTTGGCATCATTATGATTGCCACAGCCTTGCCAGGTTATGCGCTTTATGGAATACACAAATTGGTCTTCAATAAC gcTTTCCGCCGAGGAACTGATGAGAGGTGGGAACGGATGATGTATCAGAGGGACATGAGATTAACCAACAATCCCTACCTCGTCAAT GGTTTGGAGTCGATTCCGGACGAGCCCGGACAGAGTAAATAG
- the LOC129804504 gene encoding E3 ubiquitin-protein ligase ZNF598, giving the protein MSLSASKKIMNDSRENYENSCVVCFIEVTIFSVGSCDHAVCYVCSTRMRVLCEQNECPICRQELSQVIFSKEKLPFRQLETSTRSGLYDRTYRIVFGDLVIQNAFYKLLEQACPRCNCQLFVSFELLRKHVQRDHGLFYCEICTNNLKIFTFERRCYTREELAMHKRKGDPDNTSHRGHPLCEFCDVRYLDRDELFRHLRRDHFYCHFCDADGSNQYYSDYASLREHFRSEHYMCEEGNCAEEHLTAVFRTDIDLRAHKASTHSRTMGKMATKQARTLEVEFSLVPRNRYSQAPPHQETEGSSSFRPLMGTTVFNQPQKTINANDEQEFPALGNATPVPVIRPQVSIKTKSYNSNSLAKTKENFPALGGATTQSFPSSSTEGPTTSRYSKMVQKTQPPPQAPPPATSKGTIIHISNRPPKHPDVTKDFPALPGGKASKAEPPPAVNVNPKTVSAKHRSLVEDAAIVTPNASIASKLMMVTPPPSAPVKKVAEVKEAKVPKLNSDDNFPTLSAPSALTAPPTWVTPAVNNNRNKVESRKSKIAPAPDLSHQQQNSVKTEEKPSKKKTKNQSKIKDTEATKGSKNQSNNHSSNNNCIANEIGALKISKGAGEPTQAPSLGPPPGFNSVPGGGGKSKAPKGLPPPGFNSVTLNSVARKPNNNLTFTNSTGESYSIIPTRKYIPPLDSKKRNEILLGHFQDVLKTSAAVKEFHNISQMFVKNKYNPEPYYEHCLVALGDKFNDVFPELLALLPDIGKQQELFLVHVQREKGLNRMGEAIIDVCSICKQVLVRNDLFAHLQAHKLESNFPLLTK; this is encoded by the exons atgtctctAAGTGCTTCAAAAAAGATCATGAATGATTCTCGTGAGAACTATGAGAATTCCTGTGTTGTGTGCTTCATCGAGGTGACAATCTTCTCCGTTGGAAGCTGTGATCATGCTGTTTGCTACGTTTGTTCCACGCGAATGAGGGTACTTTGTGAGCAGAATGAGTGCCCAATTTGTCGCCAAGAGCTATCCCAGGTGATCTTCTCGAAGGAGAAATTGCCATTTAGGCAGTTGGAAACAAGTACGCGCAGTGGTCTCTATGATAGGACATACAGAATAGTATTTGGGGATCTAGTCATTCAGAATGCCTTCTACAAATTGCTGGAACAAGCATGTCCTAGGTGCAATTGTCAACTTTTTGTATCATTTGAGCTACTACGGAAGCACGTCCAGCGCGATCATGGACTGTTCTACTGCGAGATCTGCACGAacaatcttaaaatttttacatttgaaCGACGGTGCTACACGCGCGAAGAATTGGCCATGCACAAGAGAAAAGGTGATCCGGACAATACGTCTCACCGTGGGCATCCTCTTTGTGAGTTCTGCGACGTTCGCTACCTGGATCGTGATGAGTTGTTTAGGCATCTGCGCAGGGATCATTTCTACTGTCACTTCTGCGATGCCGATGGATCCAATCAGTACTACAGTGATTATGCTTCCTTGCGGGAGCACTTCCGATCGGAGCATTACATGTGTGAGGAAGGCAATTGTGCAGAGGAGCACTTGACAGCTGTCTTCAGGACAGACATTGATCTACGTGCCCACAAGGCTTCCACGCATAGCCGGACAATGGGAAAGATGGCCACGAAGCAGGCTAGGACTCTCGAAGTGGAATTCTCTCTTGTGCCACGAAATCGCTATTCCCAAGCTCCGCCGCATCAGGAGACAGAGGGCAGTAGCTCATTTAGACCACTCATGGGCACGACGGTGTTCAATCAGCCTCAGAAAACAATCAATGCCAACGATGAACAGGAATTTCCAGCACTCGGGAATGCGACTCCAGTTCCAGTGATTCGGCCCCAAGTGTCCATCAAAACCAAGTCTTACAACAGCAATTCCTTGGCCAAGACAAAGGAAAACTTTCCCGCTCTCGGAGGTGCTACGACTCAATCATTCCCCTCATCATCAACAGAGGGTCCTACAACGAGTCGCTACAGCAAAATGGTCCAGAAAACGCAGCCACCGCCCCAG GCACCACCTCCTGCAACCTCTAAAGGCACCATAATCCACATATCCAATCGTCCCCCCAAACATCCAGACGTCACAAAGGACTTTCCGGCATTGCCGGGCGGAAAAGCCTCAAAAGCTGAACCCCCACCAGCAGTTAATGTCAATCCGAAAACCGTTTCGGCAAAGCATCGAAGCCTCGTTGAGGATGCAGCAATAGTCACACCAAATGCCTCAATAGCTTCTAAATTGATGATGGTGACACCACCACCGAGTGCTCCAgtcaaaaaggtggccgaagtGAAGGAAGCCAAAGTGCCCAAGCTCAATTCTGATGACAATTTTCCCACATTGAGTGCCCCAAGTGCCTTAACAGCCCCACCAACCTGGGTGACTCCAGCTGTAAATAACAATAGGAACAAAGTAGAGAGTCGCAAATCTAAAATAGCTCCAGCGCCAGATTTATCTCATCAGCAGCAAAATTCTGTGAAAACAGAAGAGAAGCCTAGtaagaaaaaaaccaaaaatcaatCCAAGATTAAAGACACGGAGGCCACCAAGGGTTCGAAGAATCAAAGTAATAATCATAGTAGCAATAATAACTGTATAGCTAATGAAATAGGTGCACTAAAGATAAGTAAGGGTGCAGGAGAGCCAACTCAGGCGCCATCATTAGGACCTCCGCCGGGATTTAATAGCGTACCAGGTGGCGGGGGAAAGAGTAAGGCACCGAAAGGGCTACCACCACCAGGATTCAATTCCGTCACCCTCAATTCTGTGGCTAGAAAACCAAACAATAATCTCACATTCACCAATTCCACCGGCGAGAGTTACTCTATCATACCAACGAGGAAGTACATCCCGCCGCTGGACAGCAAGAAGAGGAATGAG atactTCTAGGCCATTTCCAGGATGTTCTAAAGACAAGTGCAGCAGTGAAGGAGTTTCACAACATTTCTCAGATGTTTGTGAAGAACAAGTACAATCCTGAGCCCTACTATGAGCACTGCCTGGTGGCTCTTGGTGATAAATTCAACGATGTCTTTCCGGAATTATTGGCCCTTTTGCCGGATATTGGAAAGCAACAG GAGCTGTTCTTGGTGCATGTGCAGCGCGAAAAGGGACTCAATAGGATGGGTGAAGCTATAATTGATGTATGTTCAATCTGCAAGCAGGTTCTGGTGCGGAATGATCTCTTTGCCCATCTGCAGGCTCATAAGTTGGAGAGCAATTTTCCCCTTCTGACCAAATAA
- the LOC129804495 gene encoding zinc finger protein 184-like has product MEQNVWVNTCRLCLEIKTEFVDTEASEEVANFVSTVLLEIFQISMVPGEDLPQEVCCDCLDKMNTVWEFRSQVLENQKILQQHTSCETMVFEVSGKEMTDDEELLIESVIEDTTKVKEEFAQICEEATADDIILEEPSADDIIVEEPWEEIDETYQGDVVEEPEVKEKRAKRQKNPDADKVILEKFPDFERVTCPWAGMSWAQKDEYVREYVTLDCKECKNGEIFSSFEDLLDHYRSAKHTTQPYVICCNKNYFKRDLLNAHMVTHTHPEAFACFVCKRRMKSKDYLKKHLFTHLPYELRPIKCEHCDKKFLANNQLRVHMASHLPPSEKKYGRRKKTTGMYSEDTGEIMGEVEIKTEEIDRKLRHHDQDRAILERYPDFEYIQGQSVHIPMADRDEVMRQFVSLECKECVDRPTFETFEKLEDHYVAEQHTTKPFVTCCGKDFYRKPYLFNHVAIHVNPTAFACPECDHLSKSKDLLKKHLYTHLPKDVRPLECAQCGKRYVTKAQLRFHLANHVRVEDRPFDCNECGKSFAYRFVLERHKKAHNRVPDYVCEVCAKTFIGRSNYLDHKMRHHDIPDPVTCPICGNKYKNHVSLRSHMELHTDQREHKCTQCMKIFTARAGLLAHIRYVHSGQWRYKCSACPKAFRTKREHRDHMLRHTDRSIYQCKFCSKTFSTSSYYYSHRKKAHPVEHAKLPKKQKFFVEK; this is encoded by the exons ATGGAGCAAAACGTGTGGGTAAATACTTGTCGTTTGTGCTTGGAGATTAAGACTGAATTTGTGGACACTGAAGCATCGGAAGAAGTTGCGAATTTCGTGTCAACTGTACTACTGGAAATCTTCCAAATTTCT ATGGTCCCAGGTGAAGATCTCCCACAGGAAGTTTGCTGCGACTGCCTGGATAAGATGAACACCGTGTGGGAGTTTCGATCGCAAGTGTTGGAGAATCAGAAGATCCTGCAGCAGCACACATCCTGTGAGACGATGGTGTTTGAGGTGTCGGGTAAGGAAATGACGGATGATGAGGAATTGTTGATTGAATCAGTGATTGAGGACACGACGAAGGTAAAGGAGGAATTTGCTCAAATCTGCGAAGAAGCTACGGCTGATGATATAATTCTGGAGGAACCTTCAGCTGATGATATAATTGTCGAAGAACCATGGGAGGAGATTGATGAGACCTATCAGGGGGATGTTGTGGAAGAGCCAGAAGTAAAGGAGAAGCGTGCAAAGCGACAGAAGAATCCAGATGCTGACAAAGTGATTCTGGAGAAATTTCCAGATTTCGAAAGGGTAACTTGTCCATGGGCTGGAATGTCTTGGGCTCAGAAGGATGAATATGTGAGGGAATATGTGACATTGGACTGTAAGGAATGCAAAAATGGCGAAATATTTTCTAGTTTTGAGGATTTACTGGATCACTACAGAAGTGCCAAGCATACGACTCAGCCGTATGTTATTTGCTGCAACAAGAATTACTTCAAGAGGGATTTACTGAATGCTCATATGGTCACCCATACGCATCCGGAAGCTTTTGCTTGCTTTGTGTGCAAGAGACGAATGAAGAGTAAGGATTATTTGAAGAAGCATCTCTTCACTCATTTGCCGTATGAGCTGAGACCGATAAAGTGTGAGCATTGTGATAAGAAATTCCTGGCCAATAATCAACTAAGGGTGCACATGGCGTCCCATCTGCCACCGTCGGAGAAGAAGTACGGCAGGAGGAAGAAGACAACGGGAATGTATAGCGAAGACACAGGGGAAATTATGGGAGAAGTCGAGATTAAAACCGAAGAGATTGACCGGAAATTGAGGCATCATGATCAAGATAGGGCAATACTTGAGCGATATCCTGACTTTGAGTACATCCAGGGTCAGTCTGTGCATATCCCAATGGCTGATAGAGATGAAGTTATGAGGCAATTTGTGAGTTTGGAATGCAAAGAATGCGTAGATCGTCCGACATTTGAGACCTTTGAGAAATTAGAGGATCACTATGTGGCCGAACAGCACACGACTAAGCCTTTTGTCACGTGCTGCGGAAAGGATTTCTACCGGAAACCCTATTTATTCAACCATGTGGCCATCCATGTCAATCCAACGGCATTTGCCTGTCCGGAATGTGATCATTTGTCCAAGAGCAAGGATCTCCTGAAGAAGCATCTCTACACTCATTTGCCCAAGGATGTTCGACCATTGGAATGTGCTCAGTGCGGCAAGAGATATGTCACTAAGGCTCAGTTGCGCTTCCATCTGGCCAATCATGTCCGTGTCGAAGACAGACCCTTCGATTGCAACGAATGCGGCAAGTCCTTTGCCTACCGTTTCGTCCTGGAGCGCCATAAAAAAGCCCACAATCGCGTCCCTGACTACGTCTGCGAGGTCTGTGCCAAAACCTTCATCGGTCGCAGCAATTACCTCGATCACAAAATGCGTCATCATGATATCCCAGATCCCGTTACGTGCCCAATTTGTGGCAACAAATACAAAAACCACGTTAGCCTTCGGAGTCACATGGAACTCCATACAGATCAGCGTGAACATAAATGCACCCAGTGCATGAAAATCTTCACAGCTCGAGCTGGTCTCCTGGCGCACATCCGTTACGTCCATTCCGGCCAGTGGCGCTACAAATGTTCAGCCTGCCCCAAAGCCTTCCGGACGAAACGCGAGCACCGAGATCACATGCTGCGTCACACCGATCGATCAATCTACCAATGTAAATTCTGCAGTAAAACCTTCTCCACCAGCTCCTACTACTATTCCCACCGGAAAAAAGCCCATCCTGTGGAACATGCCAAACTGCCCAAAAAGCAGAAATTCTTCGTGGAAAAGTGA
- the LOC129804501 gene encoding transmembrane protein 199: MSKGSIVDPRLRIVASKKFCDYVQKHLADEKNLPENIARICGKISKSSQEENTRTYPSVIYTESEKKLLVTAEEVAENPTEEKKEERKPANNKEKTKKEQIIIVQDVKWLNGMLQEKRATASEPVYLHELLENCSVLLPENPIIERSPELEKRCETLRKEQENRNYRKMTRNVESYRNHPYEDSISYQIKQINKQLIAVAQFIFSVIAGFVFGFLGIQLIVGNLDFGFRLLLGIMFALIIALAEIYFLAKKLNENADEFKSASSPEHKSGFKTGPVPANGDKEHRD; encoded by the exons ATGTCTAAGGGAAGTATTGTTGATCCTCGGCTGAGGATAGTTGCATCAAAGAAGTTCTGTGATTACGTGCAGAAGCATCTGGCAGATGAGAAAAATCTTCCGGAAAATATTGCAAGAATTTGTGGAAAGATTTCTAAGAGTTCCCAGGAAGAGAATACAAGGACCTACCCAAGTGTTATTTATACTGAGAGTGAGAAGAAATTGTTGGTGACTGCTGAGGAGGTGGCTGAAAATCCCACAGAGGAGAAGAAAGAGGAAAGGAAACCCGCAAATAACAAAGAAAAGACAAAAAAGGAACAAATTATCATAGTTCAGGATGTGAAATGGCTCAATGGAATGCTCCAGGAGAAGAGGGCAACTGCATCTGAGCCAGTGTACTTACACGAACTCCTGGAAAACTGCTCAGTACTTCTACCGGAAAATCCAATTATTGAGAGGAGCCCTGAGCTAGAGAAGCGCTGTGAGACTCTCCGAAAGGAGCAGGAAAATAGGAATTATCGCAAAATGACCCGAAATGTCGAGAGCTACCGAAATCATCCCTATGAAGACAGCATCTCCTATCAAA TCAAACAAATCAACAAACAGCTAATCGCTGTTGCCCAATTCATCTTCTCAGTCATTGCGGGATTCGTCTTTGGCTTCCTGGGCATTCAATTAATTGTGGGCAATCTGGACTTTGGCTTTCGCTTGCTCCTGGGAATAATGTTCGCTTTGATCATTGCTCTCGCGGAGATTTATTTCTTGGCCAAGAAGCTCAATGAGAATGCCGATGAATTCAAATCTGCAAGTTCTCCAGAACACAAGAGCGGATTTAAAACTGGTCCAGTTCCAGCGAATGGCGATAAAGAGCACAGAGATTAG
- the LOC129804493 gene encoding sodium- and chloride-dependent glycine transporter 1 isoform X2, whose amino-acid sequence MDPNTAKYLIDYLYFTRNDEQFRFLKKSKCSIFRSIVLCLCLNLTYANVIRFPRELQRHGSAFLVPYFILLFIIGLPIVLLEVSLGQFLGQGSAHTWRASPVFKGASFVGRIASWLSTIWTSLHATVAFLYIGMLIFKNVPFNYCANLKRLDDGYTAVGKSGQDCLKLTFLVPVWENTLYFGLLTMALIVLWIVTMVCTHSSKVVRRTIFTFGFIGLGILLLQTGWEITRSINDQDLPTMWPFDESLLTESTIWFNALVQMILSTNIGFGAIPVLTGKYLYKGDAVKTTFAYICFNILITMIAVTYFVFQFHNPFTETAVHFPELTALTAIYDRAQTESDPTLARVIPGISYLGIMIVAGISIVIHIYTASRILRKHPNYTLAFSAVVASIVALIAPQFTAARLLDSRFVGAFIICALIVDILAIMWIYGAKNIYTDLEFSIGRPIVKVWVVLWVITPIILAGLLAWWAVIYIPSELLIEFMPRWLPIVISFGIIVIVACVEVSKQVDYNFISMIRGAAKPSKDWGPADPLVRHAWKQWTSKCEDTGERDFTLRRRGTKDYTNSIKRGQYPHAKYNGQNRNTSTPGSSSPNYSGSVFGDSAIEEDISVDKFQNFRQGTLATFQQHDQSSSPRTSEVSNGGARSELNPRIDLSGRSSLYATARARDDSNYASRIEILPQDRPNYKISLVRNPMARVQDVPPPNFSQRPSYHDNYDHFVGGYDKTDHICWRKYSGNSEEYSTEL is encoded by the exons TCAAAGTGTTCCATCTTCCGGAGTATTGTCCTCTGCCTGTGCCTCAACTTAACTTATGCCAATGTAATACGATTTCCACGTGAACTTCAGCGCCATGGGAGCGCCTTTCTTGTGCCTTACTTCATCCTACTCTTCATCATTGGCTTGCCAATTGTGCTCCTGGAAGTGTCACTGGGACAATTTCTAGGTCAAGGATCAGCTCATACATGGCGTGCCTCGCCAGTTTTCAAAG GTGCGAGTTTTGTAGGACGCATTGCATCCTGGTTGAGCACGATCTGGACATCATTGCATGCAACAGTGGCCTTCCTCTACATTGGAATGCTCATCTTCAAAAATGTGCCATTCAACTATTGTGCTAATCTCAAGCGACTCGAT GATGGTTACACAGCAGTTGGGAAGAGTGGCCAAGACTGCCTTAAGCTGACATTTCTGGTGCCAGTGTGGGAGAATACCTTGTACTTTGGATTGCTCACAATGGCCCTTATTGTCCTGTGGATCGTAACGATGGTCTGCACGCATAGCAGTAAAGTTGTCCGTCGGACAATCTTTACATTTGGTTTTATTGGATTGGGAATTCTGCTGCTGCAAACAGGCTGGGAGATTACTCGTTCGATAAATGATCAGGATCTGCCGACAATGTGGCCATTTGACGAATCACTGCTGACTGAGAGTACAATATGGTTCAATGCACTCGTACAGATGATTCTGTCTACGAATATTGGCTTCGGGGCCATTCCTGTGCTCACAGGGAAGTATCTGTACAAGGGAGATGCCGTAAAGACAACCTTTGCGTATATTTGCTTCAACATTTTGATCACAATGATCGCAGTAACGTATTTTGTGTTTCAATTTCACAATCCTTTCACCGAGACTGCAGTTCATTTTCCAGAATTGACAGCCCTCACGGCCATCTATGATCGTGCTCAGACTGAGAGTGATCCAACGCTTGCTAGGGTCATTCCGGGAATCTCATACTTGGGAATTATGATTGTAGCGGGTATTTCCATTGTGATTCACATTTATACAGCTTCCCGGATTCTCAGGAAGCATCCCAATTACACACTTGCCTTTTCGGCAGTTGTAGCATCAATCGTGGCACTTATTGCGCCCCAATTTACTGCTGCCCGGCTCTTGGACAGTCGATTTGTGGGGGCTTTTATCATTTGTGCTCTGATTGTGGACATCCTGGCCATTATGTGGATCTATGGGGCTAAGAATATCTACACAGATCTTGAATTTTCCATTGGGCGACCAATTGTGAAGGTTTGGGTTGTTCTTTGGGTGATTACGCCTATCATCCTGGCTGGACTTCTTGCCTGGTGGGCAGTTATCTACATTCCCAGTGAACTCCTGATTGAATTTATGCCCAGGTGGCTGCCCATTGTCATAAGCTTTGGGATAATTGTGATTGTGGCATGCGTGGAGGTGTCCAAGCAGGTGGACTATAATTTCATCAGTATGATCCGGGGGGCGGCAAAACCATCCAAAGATTGGGGTCCAGCTGATCCTCTTGTGCGTCATGCATGGAAACAGTGGACGTCCAAGTGTGAAGACACAGGCGAGCGAGATTTCACGCTGAGACGCCGTGGTACCAAAGATTATACCAATTCCATTAAGAGAGGTCAGTATCCTCATGCCAAATACAATGGGCAGAATCGCAATACCTCGACACCGGGTAGCAGTTCACCCAACTACAGTGGCTCGGTGTTTGGTGACTCAGCCATTGAGGAGGATATCAGTGTGGATAAATTTCAGAATTTCCGTCAAGGGACACTGGCAACATTCCAGCAGCACGATCAGAGTTCGTCACCAAGGACGTCAGAGGTGTCAAATGGAGGTGCCAGGTCAGAGCTCAATCCACGAATTGATCTCTCAGGCAGATCTAGTCTCTATGCAACAGCCAGGGCACGCGATGACAGCAACTATGCCTCACGCATTGAGATCTTGCCGCAGGATAGGCCAAACTATAAGATCTCACTGGTGAGGAATCCAATGGCACGTGTTCAGGATGTACCACCGCCCAATTTCTCCCAACGACCGTCCTACCATGACAATTACGATCACTTTGTCGGTGGGTACGACAAGACAGATCACATTTGCTGGCGAAAGTACTCTGGGAATTCAGAAGAGTACTCCACGGAACTCTAA